TTAAGTTCAAGAATGATGCTATGATGTACAAGTCTGTCAATGGCAGCGGCGGTAGTCATGGGATCCTTGAAAATCTGCTCCCATTTGGAAAAGGGAAGATTACTTGTGA
This is a stretch of genomic DNA from Desulforegula conservatrix Mb1Pa. It encodes these proteins:
- a CDS encoding ATP-binding protein, which produces TSNLPFSKWEQIFKDPMTTAAAIDRLVHHSIILELNLPSYRLEKSKQKINEEKSEENAP